From Vogesella sp. XCS3, the proteins below share one genomic window:
- a CDS encoding histidine phosphatase family protein: protein MDLILWRHAEAEDGNDDLARALTRRGQQQARRMADWLHKQLPDNFRLLASEAVRSQQTAASLAKSYEILPALNPDASVEEVLAAVGWPECGKTIVLVGHQPYIGRLAATLLSEQPLLWSVKKGSVWWLNHRERHGIEQIRLKAMMTPAMLESL from the coding sequence ATGGATCTGATTCTGTGGCGACATGCCGAAGCCGAAGACGGCAACGACGACCTGGCGCGTGCACTGACCCGCCGCGGCCAACAACAAGCCCGCCGTATGGCTGACTGGCTACACAAACAGCTGCCGGACAACTTCCGCCTGCTGGCTTCCGAAGCGGTCCGCTCGCAGCAGACGGCAGCTTCTCTGGCAAAAAGCTACGAAATCCTGCCCGCACTCAACCCGGATGCCTCGGTAGAAGAGGTGTTGGCTGCTGTAGGCTGGCCAGAGTGCGGCAAAACCATCGTATTGGTAGGGCACCAGCCTTACATAGGCCGTCTGGCCGCTACACTGCTGAGTGAGCAGCCACTATTGTGGAGCGTGAAAAAAGGCTCCGTCTGGTGGCTGAACCACCGCGAGCGCCATGGCATCGAACAAATCCGCCTGAAAGCCATGATGACGCCTGCCATGCTCGAGTCGCTCTAA